From Saccharomycodes ludwigii strain NBRC 1722 chromosome IV, whole genome shotgun sequence, one genomic window encodes:
- a CDS encoding uncharacterized protein (similar to Saccharomyces cerevisiae YKR029C | SET3 | SET domain-containing (paralog of YJL105W | SET4)) — protein MSANNKKSDKRDVVEGNTTMNRTHSNNSITNTNNKQHINSTTSSPSSTSSNTVEKGNKGKVAAAALAAAAIVPFPLKRNHSSMSSGTASENSPKITNTTNKKKDIENYKVDPDSGIITCICGIDEDDGFTIQCDSCFRWAHAVCYDIHSIDAVPNTYFCNVCSPRTNINVKKAKKLQTDRINKARKKRRGNNSTASTNTENNTNKEGASGIENSLSDDNSSTAKHKFKNSKDSYAGVYYPLKENEYLDKYVGMFVNSHSDDDWVIPVKHFINKAIEVKPYKEDRQFSGITKLGVFYKDDTSEANEYIHEVLGHIDFQRKYIEDSRNHYKLWGVAKPKVMFHPHWPIYIDGRLAGNDIRYLRKSCYPNVELSTIVVGNQVKFVLRALKRIEYGEELCIHWGWDLAHPIWKLIKNHNTVCSELDTNKDSQVDEDAVKKIQDLSEEDRCYLVNCIDSILGACNCACKNSKNCYLHMVKKYYQHLIKSIKGKMNNRYKLNEIMLKKKNREPKQTSILSRLAYFTITNAARADKVLATFREQKNDYILLQNSENIDTGKFGRSNNEVVTSSGAMNNGDKDGTVVASADGKDNTEEEFKSPISIKPFKLRFKSSATARTSTAPTMTSSTMTVGPNITQLQTHHHNDGHRRSINYLKHGIPRSSGVQLNNLYNEDDVKSLDKLPVPIPLRDGVLQIPLLAAAGNSSVSNSAGSSGTSTAIGKTPALALSAEPNVENLLLLSSSADRIGSLTNYHGTSVPGLVQDVVHVNGDETHLVDENNFLSTSGANKMDGIKHNDVKDINGDNGLTGGNLKSPMVAAHNKLATVNLHMPTSNIGKTSLSSTALENLSGKPFDENENKKKKLSLADYKKKQKPL, from the coding sequence ATGTCcgcaaataataaaaaaagtgacAAAAGAGATGTTGTTGAAGGAAACACGACGATGAATAGAACgcatagtaataatagtatcaCCAACACTAACAATAAACAACACATAAATAGTACTACCAGTTCACCCAGTAGCACAAGCAGCAATACAGTTGAAAAGGGTAATAAAGGAAAAGTTGCAGCAGCAGCATTGGCAGCAGCAGCTATTGTGCCATTCCCactaaaaagaaatcattCTAGCATGAGCAGCGGCACTGCATCAGAGAATAGCcccaaaataacaaataccacaaataaaaaaaaggatattgaaaattataaagTTGATCCAGATAGTGGGATCATCACGTGTATTTGTGGAatagatgaagatgatggcTTTACTATTCAATGTGATAGTTGTTTCAGGTGGGCACATGCAGTTTGTTATGACATTCATTCTATAGATGCTGTTCCTAACACCTATTTCTGTAATGTCTGTTCGCCTCGGACTAAtattaatgttaaaaaGGCAAAAAAGTTGCAGACAGATAGAATAAATAAGgcaaggaaaaaaagaagagggAATAACTCTACCGCAAGTACCAATACGGAAAACAACACTAACAAGGAAGGGGCATCTGGAATAGAGAATAGCTTATCTGATGATAATAGCAGCACTGCTAAACAtaagtttaaaaattcaaagGATTCATATGCGGGTGTTTATTATCCATTGAAGGAAAATGAGTATTTGGACAAATATGTAGGAATGTTTGTTAATTCACATAGTGACGACGATTGGGTGATTCCTgtaaaacattttataaataaggCAATAGAAGTTAAACCTTATAAAGAAGATCGTCAATTTAGTGGGATCACTAAGTTAGGTGTTTTTTATAAGGATGATACGTCAGAAGCAAATGAATATATCCACGAGGTTTTGGGACATATAGATTTTCAAAGGAAATACATTGAAGATTCAAGAAATCATTACAAATTATGGGGGGTAGCGAAACCCAAAGTAATGTTTCATCCACATTGGCCTATTTATATAGATGGTCGTTTGGCCGGTAATGACATCCGTTatttaagaaaaagttgCTATCCAAATGTAGAATTATCCACTATAGTTGTCGGTAATCAagtaaaatttgttttgcGTGCTTTGAAAAGGATAGAATATGGCGAAGAACTATGCATTCACTGGGGTTGGGATTTAGCTCACCCTATTTGGAAATTGATTAAAAACCATAATACTGTTTGTAGTGAATTAGATACAAACAAGGATAGCCAGGTTGATGAGGACGCTGTAAAGAAAATACAGGATTTATCCGAAGAAGACAGATGTTACTTGGTTAATTGCATTGATTCTATATTAGGTGCATGCAACTGTGCGTGcaaaaatagcaaaaattgttatttgCACATGGTCAAGAAATATTACCAACATTTGATTAAATCTATAAAGGGCAAAATGAATAATAGATATAAATTGAATGAAATCATgcttaaaaagaaaaataggGAGCCCAAGCAAACTTCAATATTATCTAGATTGGCATATTTTACTATAACTAATGCGGCCAGGGCAGATAAAGTTTTGGCCACTTTTagagaacaaaaaaacgattatattttattgcAAAATTCAGAAAACATTGATACTGGCAAATTTGGTAGGAGTAATAACGAGGTTGTAACTTCTTCCGGGGCCATGAATAATGGTGATAAAGATGGTACCGTTGTTGCTAGTGCCGATGGTAAAGATAATACGGAGGAAGAGTTCAAGAGTCCCATTAGCATTAAACCTTTTAAATTAAGATTCAAGTCATCTGCCACTGCCAGAACTAGTACGGCACCTACAATGACATCCTCTACTATGACAGTTGGTCCAAATATTACCCAGCTACAGACACATCATCATAACGATGGCCATCGTCGGtcaattaattatttgaaacaTGGTATTCCTAGAAGTTCAGGCGTgcaattaaataatttatacaATGAAGACGATGTAAAGAGTTTGGATAAATTGCCTGTACCAATACCATTAAGAGATGGAGTCTTACAAATACCACTGTTAGCGGCAGCTGGCAATAGTTCTGTTAGTAACTCCGCTGGTAGTAGTGGTACTTCAACTGCTATAGGCAAAACTCCTGCATTAGCTTTATCTGCAGAGCCTAATGTCGAAAATTTGCTGCTATTATCTTCTTCTGCCGACAGAATTGGTTCCTTGACGAACTACCATGGAACATCAGTGCCTGGGTTAGTTCAAGATGTTGTACATGTTAATGGCGATGAAACTCATCTAGTTGACgagaataattttttatcaacatCTGGAGCTAATAAAATGGATGGTATTAAACACAATGATGTTAAGGATATTAACGGTGATAATGGTCTTACTGGGGGTAATTTAAAGAGTCCGATGGTTGCTGCTCATAATAAATTGGCTACTGTTAATTTACATATGCCTACATCTAATATAGGCAAAACATCTTTATCTTCTACTGCTTTGGAGAATTTGTCAGGTAAGCCCTTTGATGAAaacgaaaataaaaaaaagaaattgtcTCTAGCTGATTATAAGAAAAAGCAAAAGCCGCtataa
- the PAM16 gene encoding import motor complex subunit PAM16 (similar to Saccharomyces cerevisiae YJL104W | PAM16 | Presequence translocase-Associated Motor): protein MSYKAFFQVVITGAQVFGRAFAEAYKQTAVQSATKGATAGRNGSAVREFGGITLDESSKILNIPREDLNNLDKINKNYEYLFSINDANKGGSFYLQSKIYRAAERLKHEIDIKQKENQQTGETEGGNGKDSAENKNNNTTTNSE from the coding sequence ATGTCATACAAAGCTTTTTTTCAAGTGGTTATTACTGGTGCCCAAGTATTTGGTCGTGCATTTGCAGAGGCTTATAAACAAACAGCAGTACAATCAGCAACAAAAGGTGCTACTGCAGGAAGAAATGGCTCAGCAGTCAGGGAGTTTGGTGGTATAACATTAGATGAAAGTTCCaaaatattgaatattCCACGTGAAGATTTAAACAACCTGGacaaaattaataagaattatgaatatttattttctattaatGATGCAAATAAAGGTGGAAGTTTCTATTTACAATCTAAGATTTATAGAGCCGCTGAAAGGTTAAAGCATGAGATTGACATAAAGCAGAAAGAAAACCAACAAACTGGAGAAACAGAAGGAGGTAATGGAAAGGATAGTgcggaaaataaaaataacaacactaCAACTAACTCAGAATGA
- a CDS encoding uncharacterized protein (similar to Saccharomyces cerevisiae YPR107C | YTH1 | Yeast THirty kDa Homolog): MPSSKIELQLEIKSLIDSIDLYFKTDASQIQTDIKQQKKAEDLIRQQKDLQNYKNLLLKHQNFTGKLNEFLCNLMICHNNDFFKFVENKKSAKYNRKQIFNVYAKLRKILHQINSYPEHDIVYLDLDPIFGGGIFQVVDYGYRLINVGLTLEDLWILKSQDGSQYYSIVDPDCILNYLIWFDSVINGNFKNIGNFAKFKHKKSLKFNGNRYRPNKNGDLTLGVSKKLKTFTVQGVHLSRNILPQPCKFFIKFGKCTNSNCSFIHDPSYISLCRSFFISGYCHHQQNCNTLHSDIGNEYIVPHCTKYWNGECLFTYGAESNFANGDSLPLIPKDQCCKYIHKCRVIPQYPSCRQFSHLGYCYRGLNCKFPHLWACADDHSFRCCFLKNCKYPHVEMNSIANKKKSESGGVNVYDEIFEEKTLNLLKVDFNDFLIPLGYGMKKLILNLSTSEHWYGLKKRELSHNIPDRIFRNADQNLVIEKENVVQNNGFANSSLDFLKLPSSSESSEYEFDDDDD, from the coding sequence atgCCGAGTTCCAAGATTGAATTGCAActagaaataaaatcacTCATAGATTCTATTGACttatatttcaaaacaGATGCTTCTCAAATTCAAACTGATATAAAGCAACAGAAAAAAGCTGAGGATTTGATTAGACAGCAAAAAGACCTACAAAActacaaaaatttattattaaaacatcAAAATTTTACTGGTAAGCtaaatgaatttttatGTAATTTAATGATTTGCCATAATAAcgatttttttaagtttgtggaaaataaaaaatcagccaaatataatagaaaacaaatttttaacgTTTATGCTAAACTTCGTAAAATACTTCATCAAATCAATAGTTATCCTGAACATGATATAGTCTACCTTGATCTTGATCCTATTTTCGGTGGTGGAATTTTCCAAGTTGTTGACTATGGCTATCGTTTGATCAATGTAGGATTAACATTGGAGGATTTGTGGATTTTAAAATCACAGGATGGCAGCCAATATTATAGCATCGTTGATCCCGATTGTATCTTGAATTACTTAATATGGTTTGATTCTGTTATTAatggaaattttaaaaacattggAAATTTTGCTAAATttaaacacaaaaaaagcTTAAAATTCAATGGAAACCGTTATAGACCAAACAAAAACGGGGATTTAACACTAGGTGTGtctaaaaaattgaaaacattTACTGTGCAAGGTGTTCACTTAAGCAGAAATATTTTACCTCAACcttgtaaatttttcattaaatttggaaaatgtACCAATTCTAATTGCTCCTTTATACATGATCCAAGCTACATTTCTTTATGtagatctttttttatttctggTTATTGTCATCATCAACAAAATTGCAATACGTTGCATTCCGACATTGGAAATGAATATATAGTTCCACATTGTACAAAATATTGGAATGGCGAATGTTTATTTACATATGGGGCAGAATCGAATTTTGCAAATGGAGACAGTCTTCCTCTGATACCCAAAGATCAATGTtgtaaatatattcataagTGTCGAGTGATTCCACAATATCCAAGTTGTAGACAATTTTCTCATTTAGGTTACTGTTACAGAGGACTAAATTGTAAATTTCCGCATCTTTGGGCATGTGCTGATGACCATAGTTTTCGGTGTTGCTTTTTGAAAAACTGCAAATATCCTCATGTGGAAATGAATAGTATTGccaacaaaaagaaaagtgaATCTGGGGGTGTGAATGTTTATGATGAAatatttgaagaaaaaacattGAATTTACTAAAAGTTGATTTCAATGACTTTTTGATACCTTTGGGTTACGGAATGAAAAAGCTAATTTTAAACTTAAGTACGAGTGAACATTGGTatggattaaaaaaaagggaattATCACACAATATACCAGATCGAATTTTTAGGAATGCTGATCAAAACTTAGtcattgaaaaagaaaatgttgTTCAGAATAATGGTTTTGCTAATTCGAGCctagattttttaaaattaccTTCATCATCTGAATCTTCTGAATATGAgtttgatgatgatgatgattgA
- the RQT4 gene encoding Rqt4p (similar to Saccharomyces cerevisiae YKR023W | putative protein of unknown function), giving the protein MTKKEAIAYAVEEIPQILPYLEKDNVIDLCNQILAKNTDHDTIANAFVDILGASDASFSFIFEFNKKLNQIESSSQNKEVLLNPNSTNLSMDKNNSHSQVNTNTVVSQKSFAQAAEQDNLTIKDSREDSHEVNKEGEKDQIKDSSVDNSKQLNKKTNRKIKQQKIDNLNDIEDFLKELELNSSKKNNKNWACNCQGTRHDLFELVPNCLSCGKIICVKEGLHMNNCSYCGKELLPLKERIKLIELIDSEKQQINDSLKTSLPQKTTQKKPHYFKIQSGKGKNLFEEQEKLFDQVERERERARKREHVLRDAETEKERQRKIDDLENNDPDLIKARDRLKTLLHYQDTSAERTKIIDNASDYDISSNDNNELWGSSFEKALNIKRQQRNLKKLEKLEMERKGRGKLVLDLTVGKNGKAVLRQKVPVINKDHLSFAQDDEIIDDENNSDLIEIQRLKEKINEEKKSHSNKLTSSVWDYEKEQLKFKRPFYVETTNIIPKKESESKKEWKPKVQLNTEDTNLEDNIIAVL; this is encoded by the coding sequence ATGACAAAGAAAGAGGCTATTGCTTATGCAGTTGAGGAAATACCACAAATATTACCCTATTTAGAAAAGGATAATGTTATAGATTTATGCAATCAAATTCTAGCAAAAAATACTGATCATGATACCATAGCAAACGCttttgttgatattttagGTGCGAGCGATGCTTCCTTTAGCTTTATTTTTgagtttaataaaaagttaaacCAAATAGAGTCTTCTTCTCAAAATAAAGAGGTTCTTTTGAATCCTAATTCTACAAATTTGTCCatggataaaaataatagccATTCACAGGTTAATACCAACACAGTTGTTTCACAAAAATCATTTGCACAGGCCGCAGAACAGGATAATCTAACTATTAAAGATTCAAGAGAGGATTCCCATGAAGTAAACAAAGAGGGAGAAAAAGACCAAATAAAAGACAGTTCTGTGGATAATTCCAAGCAACTGAATAAAAAGACAAATAGAAAGAtcaaacaacaaaagataGATAACTTAAACGATATAGAAgactttttaaaagaacTGGAGCTAAATAGctccaaaaaaaacaataaaaattgggCCTGCAATTGCCAAGGAACAAGACATGATTTATTTGAGTTGGTACCTAACTGTTTATCTTGCGGTAAAATAATTTGTGTCAAGGAGGGATTACATATGAATAATTGTTCTTATTGCGGTAAAGAATTGCTACCCTTGAAAGaaagaattaaattaattgaGTTAATTGATTctgaaaaacaacaaataaatgaCTCTTTAAAAACATCGTTACCACAAAAAACGACACAAAAAAAGCCacattattttaaaattcaaTCAGGTAAGGgtaaaaatctttttgaagaacaagaaaaattgtttgACCAAGTGGAAAGGGAAAGAGAACGTGCCAGAAAGAGGGAACACGTTTTAAGAGATGCAGAAACAGAAAAGGAAagacaaagaaaaattgacGATTTGGAAAACAACGATCCGGATTTAATCAAGGCCAGAGATAgattaaaaactttattacaTTATCAGGATACATCCGCAGAAAGGActaaaattattgataatGCCAGTGATTATGATATTTCGTCCAACGATAATAACGAACTCTGGGGTTCTTCATTTGAAAAGGCCTTAAACATTAAAAGGCAGCAAAGAAACTTAAAGAAATTGGAGAAATTGGAAATGGAAAGAAAGGGAAGAGGTAAGTTGGTTCTTGATTTGACTGTGGGCAAAAATGGGAAAGCTGTTTTAAGACAAAAAGTTCCGgtaattaataaagatCATTTAAGCTTTGCACAGGATGATGAAATaattgatgatgaaaacAATTCTGATTTAATAGAAATTCAAAGGCTgaaggaaaaaatcaatgaagagaaaaaatCCCATTCAAATAAGTTAACAAGTTCAGTTTGGGATTATGAAAAGGAACAACTGAAGTTTAAGAGACCTTTTTATGTAGAAACCACTAATATTATACCCAAAAAGGAATCTGAAAGCAAAAAGGAATGGAAGCCTAAAGTTCAATTGAATACAGAAGATACTAATTTAGAGGACAATATTATTGCAGTTCTTTAA
- the GSM1 gene encoding Gsm1p (similar to Saccharomyces cerevisiae YJL103C | GSM1 | Glucose Starvation Modulator), which translates to MTKRLSEAEKKSRKPVQRACVYCHNKHLQCDSSRPCKNCVKRGVQETCKDKERKKRVVTKKKPNIIFKSQNLIKNLNREIPNRNPKTGTGNYVSSQTIVIGNLTSIADNNKVNHKQKNMHPLSCNTSISNLINLSKSDFSNSPMTSSPNEPSFNNILNKMHNFKNPHGNRKITSVKPLSKVVFPSSTDKTSKSSFSDLSTIKNPKSLSLPTEQVANPEIKNGLTSNLNSKLACLPGNFSTTCDSHLSVNDSSTILNHSSLPKTSSTSNLLNTTPGTNKPNHFDGGNILYKNVKTRMGNNIGEDTETLKNNNDNNNNNFGSTFGPTSMNIGTNNINNNPSIFINNKNSAKDNVFDSNWTNEEYNKLTDILKTPIASSPAGDSRVNSSTSLHLLEQQTNSLLDNGLKQLNWSTSAMGFNFFNNGYNTNIRDDRPNSGSFQLHNGHCSLENNRLNTVNTNYHVNDNYDTATTEMEKLKRTSSRPHIALEMSRDESVLQLVQQQSFMQKNPPDNANINNDQVFTYSVDTNSFTTPTATLSNVTTSSNNNNNNNNNNNNNTPSPHSIKTTASLNSQHPLSSPNINLTPKLPEKNASTATFSKNNIFNNPRLVRKVVHAPQDLYEYQSILKPHSYRRTYLKLLEYLKGRFEPNVLQYIAKSMSHYYIPLFVTLTSTLIEKDLILQELTLQRTLIEYENMVKLVSCTPMCIWRRSCEICFVSNEFCSLTGFNKDEVYNRFFLEFLDDESCIDYFELFHENLAFGLQNNKRQQRDQGVKRHNKHGNIGNHSQITDGNAMFSECSLLVKNGTFLKCACIWTIKRDCFNIPMLIIGQFLPIFEI; encoded by the coding sequence ATGACTAAGCGGTTAAGTGaagcagaaaaaaaatctagAAAACCTGTACAAAGAGCTTGTGTTTATTGTCATAATAAACATTTACAATGCGATTCATCCAGACCTTGTAAAAATTGTGTTAAGCGTGGAGTTCAAGAAACTTgtaaagataaagaaagaaaaaaaagagtcgttaccaaaaaaaaacctaatattatttttaaatcacagaacctaataaaaaatttaaataggGAAATTCCTAACAGAAACCCTAAAACTGGTACCGGTAATTATGTTTCATCACAAACAATTGTTATTGGAAATCTCACTTCAATCGCagacaataataaagttaatcacaaacaaaaaaacatgcACCCATTAAGTTGTAATACATCAATTTCCAATCTGATTAATTTGTCAAAGTCCGATTTCTCAAATTCACCAATGACTTCATCGCCCAATGAACCTTCTTTCAATAACATCCTTAATAAGATGcataatttcaaaaaccCACACGGTAATAGGAAAATAACAAGCGTAAAACCACTTTCAAAGGTTGTATTCCCCTCCAGTACAGACAAAACTTCAAAATCATCCTTTTCAGACTTATCAACTAttaaaaatccaaaaagTTTATCGTTACCAACTGAGCAAGTTGCAAATcctgaaattaaaaatggctTAACATCAAATCTAAACTCAAAATTAGCATGTTTGCCCGGTAATTTCAGTACCACGTGCGATTCTCATTTATCAGTAAATGACTCTAGTACCATTTTGAACCATTCCTCTTTACCAAAAACATCCAGTACGTCTAATTTGTTAAATACAACTCCTGGTACCAATAAACCAAACCATTTCGATGGTGgtaatatattatacaaaaatgttaaaacaCGTATGGGAAATAATATTGGTGAAGATACTGAAacgttaaaaaataataatgataataataataataattttggtaGCACGTTTGGTCCCACTTCTATGAACATTGGCACCAATAACATAAACAATAACCcctctatttttataaataataaaaatagcgCAAAAGATAATGTATTTGATAGCAACTGGACAAACGaagaatataataaattaaccGATATTTTAAAGACACCTATTGCATCCTCTCCTGCTGGAGATTCTAGAGTAAATAGCAGCACAAGCTTACATTTATTGGAACAACAAACAAATTCTTTGCTAGATAATGGATTGAAACAATTAAATTGGTCTACATCTGCAATGGgcttcaatttttttaataatggatataataccaatatcaGAGATGATAGACCAAACTCTGGTTCTTTTCAATTACATAATGGACACTGCTCTTTGGAAAACAATCGATTGAATACCGTTAACACTAATTACCATGTCAATGATAATTATGATACTGCCACAACTGAGatggaaaaattaaaaagaactTCTTCACGGCCACATATTGCCTTAGAAATGTCGAGAGATGAGTCTGTACTTCAACTAGTCCAACAACAATCTTTTATGCAAAAAAACCCCCCTGATAATGccaatataaataatgatCAAGTATTTACTTATTCTGTTGATACTAATAGTTTTACGACACCTACAGCTACCTTATCTAATGTTACCACTTCctccaataataataataataataataataataataataataatacgcCTTCTCCTCATAGTATTAAAACTACTGCTTCATTAAATTCACAACACCCTTTGTCATCCCCTAATATCAATTTAACTCCAAAGTTACCCGAAAAAAACGCCAGCACTGCtactttttctaaaaacaatatatttaataatccAAGGTTAGTGAGAAAAGTTGTACATGCACCACAAGATTTGTACGAATATCAAAGCATATTAAAACCACATAGCTATAGGCGCACATACCTAAAGTTATTGGAATATTTAAAGGGAAGATTTGAGCCAAATGTTTTACAATATATAGCAAAATCCATGTCACATTATTATATACCCCTTTTTGTTACCTTAACCTCCACATTAATTGAAAAggatttaattttacaaGAATTAACGTTACAAAGAACATTGATAGAATATGAAAATATGGTCAAACTAGTTAGCTGTACACCAATGTGCATTTGGCGACGTTCCTGTGAAATATGTTTTGTCAGCAACGAATTTTGTAGTCTAACTGGGTTTAATAAGGACGAAGTTTAtaatagattttttttggaatttttAGATGATGAAAGCTGCATAGATTATTTTGAACTTTTTCATGAAAACTTAGCATTTGGCTTACAGAATAATAAGCGTCAGCAAAGGGATCAAGGAGTGAAGAGACACAATAAACATGGCAATATCGGAAATCACAGTCAAATCACCGATGGGAACGCCATGTTTTCAGAATGTAGCTTATTAGTCAAAAATGGAACTTTTTTGAAATGTGCGTGTATATGGACAATTAAAAGAGACTGTTTTAATATTCCTATGTTAATTATAGGTCAATTTTTACCTATATTcgaaatataa